Part of the Halostella litorea genome is shown below.
CCGCTGGTCCGCGCGGCGACACCTGTCTCGACCGGGGGTAACGGCGGCTTAGCCGCGACGCCGGTGCCGGAACAACGGTTCGAAACGGTCCGAACGGTTCGCCGGCCGGCGGCGCGACACGAGCGCGTCGGCCCGTAACCGGGGAACAGGCAACCGCGCCGACAGCTACGGCGGGCGGCGTGCTAGCGCCCCACGCGACGACCGCCCGCCGCCGGACGCGTCACCCCTCCGTGGCCGCCTCGACCTTGTCGGCGTGTTTCTCCAGGTCGGCCGCGAGTTCCCGGGCCTCGTCCGGCGAGAGCGTCACCTCTTCCATGTGGGCCGGGAGGTGCTCCTCCTGCATGTTGTCGACCTCGAACTGGAGTTGCACGCGGTCGGGGTGCTTCCGCGGCGACGTCGCGTTGAGGACGGCGAGCGTCTCCATCTCGAAGTCGTGGCCCGTGACGGTGGCGTCGATCAGGTCGAAGGTCGTGTACGCGTTGACCTTCATCAGTCGGTCTGCCATGGGCGAACGGAGGAGGTAGAACCACTTAGCGCCCGCGGAGCGGGCCGGGACGGAAAGCGGGAGCGCCGGTCAGTCGTCGGCGGGCGCGGAGCCGTCGTCGACGACGGACTTCGGCGCGGGGCTTTCGTCCAGGTCGTCGTCCTCGGCGTAGGGGTACCACGTCCGCTTCGTGTTGTGCATGTACGGGTCGTCGTAGTCCGTCTCCTCGGGCTCGACGAGGTCGGCGAGTTCCTCCTCGTCGCGGTCGACGACGAACTCGCGGAACGTCTCGCCGTCCTCGCGGGCGTCGGCGTAGTTGTCCACGAGGTTCCGGATCGCGCCGGGCACCTCGTCGGCCGGGACGCGCTCGGTGACCCAGTCCGCGAAGTTCGGGTTCTCGCCGAGGCCGCCGCCGAGGCCGATGTCCATCGCCTCAACCGGCTCGCCGTCCTTGCGGGTCTTCATGCCGCGCAGGCTCACGTCGGCGATCTGGGGCTGGGCGCAGGAGGCCGTACAGCCCGAGAGGTGGATGTGGAAGTCGTCGACGTCGTCGGGCAGGTCGACGTTCTCCTTCAGCCAGCGCGCGTAGCGCACCTGGCGGTTCTTCGTCTCGATGATCGACAGCGAGCAGAACTCAGTCCCCGTGCAGGCGATCGAGCCGCGCATCAGCGGGCTCGGGTCGGGGCTGTAGTGCTCCAGCAGCGGCTCGTCGAGCAGGTCGTCGAGTTCGGACTCGGGGACGTCGGTGAGGATGACGTTCTGGCGCTGGGTGAGGCGGGCCTCGCCGCTGCCGTACTCCTCGGCGAGGTCGGCGAGTTCGATGACCTCGTCGGCGCCCATCCGGCCGACGAGCACGTTCAGGCCGACGTAGTAGTTGCCGTCCTGCTGCTCGTGGACGCCGACGTGGTCGGCGTGGCCCTCTTTCGTCCCGGCGTTGTACGAGTAGCCCTCGCGCATGTCCTCGCCCGCGGTTTCGAGCTCGAAGTCGACGTAGTCGTCCTGGAGCGTCTCGCGGACCTTCTCGGGGCCCCACTCGTCGACGAGGAACTTGATCCGGGCGTTGTAGCGGTTCTCGCGGTCGCCGTGGTCGCGGAACAGCGCCGAGAGGCCGCCGGCGACGTCGGCCGCGCGCTCCGTCCGGACGAACACGTCGATGTTCCGGGCGAACCGCGGCTCGTTCCGGGCGAGGCCGCCGCCGACGCGGACGTTGTACCCCTCGACCGTCTCGCCGTCTATCTCCTTCCGGGCCGGCTCGAACGCGAGGTCGTTGATGTCGCCCTGGCCACAGCCCTCGTCGCAGCCGGTGACCGACACCTTCCACTTGCGCGGGAGGTTCGAGTGGTCGTCGTTGCCCTTGAACGTGTCGTGCAGTTCGTGGATGGTGTCGAGGGCGTCGACGTGCTCGTGTTTGTCCTTGCCGGCGACGGGACAGCCGACGATGTTGCGCCACGAGTCGCCACAGGCCTGGATCGTCTCCAGCCCGTTCTCGTTCAGCGTGTCCCAGATCTCCGGCATGTCCTCGATCCGGATCCAGTGGAGCTGGATCGACTGGCGCGTCGTGAAGTCGGCCCAGCCGTTGCCGAACTCGGGGTTCTCGACGGGCCCCTGCGAGTACTCCTTCGCCACCTCGCCGATGGTTCGCAGCTGGCCGGGTTCGAGCACGCCGTTGGGCGTCCCGATCCGCATCATGAAGTAGCTCTCCTGGCCGGCGCGCTGGTGGTACAGCCCGTACCAC
Proteins encoded:
- a CDS encoding DUF6360 family protein — protein: MADRLMKVNAYTTFDLIDATVTGHDFEMETLAVLNATSPRKHPDRVQLQFEVDNMQEEHLPAHMEEVTLSPDEARELAADLEKHADKVEAATEG
- a CDS encoding nitrite/sulfite reductase, which gives rise to MPTDVEEWKEEVYGTDIRAHMERFAEEGWEAIPDDEHDAWFERFKWYGLYHQRAGQESYFMMRIGTPNGVLEPGQLRTIGEVAKEYSQGPVENPEFGNGWADFTTRQSIQLHWIRIEDMPEIWDTLNENGLETIQACGDSWRNIVGCPVAGKDKHEHVDALDTIHELHDTFKGNDDHSNLPRKWKVSVTGCDEGCGQGDINDLAFEPARKEIDGETVEGYNVRVGGGLARNEPRFARNIDVFVRTERAADVAGGLSALFRDHGDRENRYNARIKFLVDEWGPEKVRETLQDDYVDFELETAGEDMREGYSYNAGTKEGHADHVGVHEQQDGNYYVGLNVLVGRMGADEVIELADLAEEYGSGEARLTQRQNVILTDVPESELDDLLDEPLLEHYSPDPSPLMRGSIACTGTEFCSLSIIETKNRQVRYARWLKENVDLPDDVDDFHIHLSGCTASCAQPQIADVSLRGMKTRKDGEPVEAMDIGLGGGLGENPNFADWVTERVPADEVPGAIRNLVDNYADAREDGETFREFVVDRDEEELADLVEPEETDYDDPYMHNTKRTWYPYAEDDDLDESPAPKSVVDDGSAPADD